The proteins below are encoded in one region of Roseofilum capinflatum BLCC-M114:
- a CDS encoding hybrid sensor histidine kinase/response regulator: MGEIDILIVEDELLIAKGLARKLKKLGYQVMDIVASGEEAIHYSITHKPDLILMDIVLEGEMDGIEAAEKINEFQSIPIIYLTAYADDATLIRAEETNYYGYLLKPCKERELYATIKMAFKKWEDDQVLRQSLAIANAKNEEKSRYLSLTSHDLRNPLTTIQVSAEMLKDYGDKLTEEKKQKHLDWIRSSVKNINTLLEDILTLNQADAGKLSFEPQPVNVVELSESIVHDFEAIATDEHKIIFKPSEPEIMVDCDIKLLYHILGNLLSNAIKYSPDGGTITLDLSRSAKEVIFTVKDQGIGFPPDYQAKLFTQFERASNVGSIKGTGLGLSIVKYAVECHGGTISLSSEEGVGTTAIFTLPSLPPVPVN, encoded by the coding sequence ATGGGAGAGATTGATATTTTAATTGTAGAAGATGAATTGTTGATTGCTAAAGGACTCGCGAGGAAACTCAAAAAACTGGGTTATCAAGTGATGGATATTGTCGCTTCTGGAGAAGAAGCAATTCATTATAGCATAACTCATAAACCAGATTTGATTTTAATGGATATTGTTCTAGAAGGAGAGATGGATGGAATCGAAGCGGCTGAAAAAATCAATGAGTTTCAGTCCATTCCAATTATCTATTTAACCGCTTATGCCGATGATGCGACCCTGATCAGAGCAGAGGAGACCAATTATTATGGTTATTTGCTCAAACCCTGTAAAGAGCGAGAATTGTATGCCACCATTAAAATGGCATTTAAGAAATGGGAAGACGATCAAGTTCTCCGTCAATCGTTAGCGATCGCCAATGCCAAAAATGAAGAAAAATCTCGCTACTTATCCCTGACCTCCCATGATTTGAGAAATCCCTTAACCACGATTCAAGTCTCAGCCGAGATGCTCAAAGACTATGGAGATAAGTTAACGGAAGAAAAGAAACAGAAGCATTTAGACTGGATTCGATCTTCTGTCAAAAATATAAATACGTTGCTCGAAGATATTCTCACCTTGAATCAAGCCGATGCCGGCAAACTATCCTTTGAACCCCAACCCGTGAATGTGGTAGAGTTAAGTGAGTCCATCGTCCATGATTTTGAAGCGATCGCCACAGATGAACATAAAATCATTTTTAAACCTTCAGAACCAGAAATCATGGTTGACTGTGACATTAAGCTACTCTACCATATCCTAGGCAACCTGCTCTCCAACGCCATTAAATACTCACCTGATGGCGGAACCATTACCCTAGACCTCTCTCGAAGCGCTAAGGAAGTAATATTCACAGTTAAAGACCAAGGCATTGGTTTTCCTCCCGACTATCAGGCGAAACTCTTTACCCAATTTGAACGCGCGTCTAATGTTGGCTCGATTAAAGGTACGGGTTTAGGACTCTCCATCGTTAAATATGCCGTAGAATGCCATGGGGGAACCATTAGCCTCTCGTCGGAAGAAGGAGTTGGGACAACGGCGATCTTTACCCTCCCCAGTCTTCCCCCAGTCCCTGTAAACTAG
- the dnaN gene encoding DNA polymerase III subunit beta, with amino-acid sequence MKLVCTQSDLNTNLSLVSRAIPSRPSQPILSNVRFIADRQTQEVSLTAFDLSLGIQTRFPANVEEDGDLAIPAKLLNDMISRLPPGDLTLEADSDDPENPDPNVTITCSCGRYQLRGLDPEDYPALPVLETGETLTLPSAAILEGLRGCLFATSLDETKQVLTGVHLTIKEDSVEFAATDGHRLAVVTTSTEQEDEEKVTPIESDSPFEVTVPGRALREIERMITSHKDEISINLTVDAGQVVFHLPSCRLTSRTLEGQYPAYEQLIPQVFERQIDLDRRQLLSSVERIAILADQKNNVVMFSLNGETQEVILSVEATDVGSATESIPATISGDDLQIAFNVKYFVDALKAIPSQELKIQLNTADKPVILSPLGGLQMTCLLMPVQIRS; translated from the coding sequence ATGAAACTGGTCTGTACCCAAAGTGACCTAAACACCAACCTCTCCCTGGTGAGTCGCGCCATTCCCTCCCGTCCCTCCCAACCCATTCTCAGTAACGTCCGGTTTATTGCCGATCGCCAAACTCAAGAAGTCAGCCTCACCGCCTTTGACCTGAGTCTCGGTATTCAAACCCGTTTCCCCGCCAACGTAGAAGAAGACGGAGACCTGGCGATTCCCGCAAAACTCCTCAATGACATGATCTCCCGACTCCCCCCAGGAGACCTCACCCTAGAAGCAGACTCCGACGACCCAGAAAACCCCGATCCCAACGTCACCATCACCTGCTCCTGCGGACGCTATCAACTGCGAGGACTCGACCCCGAAGACTACCCAGCCTTACCCGTCCTCGAAACCGGCGAAACCCTAACCCTGCCCTCAGCAGCCATTCTCGAAGGGTTGCGCGGCTGCTTATTTGCCACCAGCTTAGACGAAACCAAACAAGTCCTAACCGGAGTTCATTTAACCATTAAAGAAGATAGCGTAGAATTTGCCGCCACCGATGGCCATCGTCTCGCCGTCGTCACCACCAGCACCGAACAAGAGGACGAAGAAAAAGTTACCCCCATTGAGTCCGATAGCCCCTTTGAAGTCACCGTTCCCGGTCGCGCTCTGCGAGAAATTGAACGGATGATTACCTCTCACAAAGACGAAATTAGCATCAATTTGACCGTAGATGCAGGTCAAGTCGTCTTTCACCTCCCCTCCTGTCGTCTCACCAGTCGCACCCTAGAGGGCCAATATCCCGCCTACGAACAACTCATTCCCCAGGTTTTTGAACGGCAAATTGACCTCGATCGCCGGCAACTGTTAAGCTCAGTCGAACGGATTGCCATTCTCGCCGATCAGAAAAATAACGTGGTCATGTTTAGCCTCAACGGTGAAACTCAAGAAGTGATTCTCTCCGTAGAAGCAACGGATGTGGGTTCAGCCACCGAATCGATTCCCGCCACTATTTCCGGAGACGATTTGCAGATTGCTTTTAATGTGAAATATTTTGTCGATGCGCTCAAGGCTATCCCGTCTCAAGAGTTGAAAATTCAGCTCAATACAGCCGATAAACCGGTGATTTTGTCTCCCCTGGGTGGCCTACAAATGACCTGTTTATTAATGCCGGTGCAAATTCGCAGTTAG
- the ndk gene encoding nucleoside-diphosphate kinase: MERTFLAIKPDGVQRGFVGNIISRLESKGFTLVGLKLINVSRELAEQHYAVHKERPFFSSLIEFITSGPVVAMVWEGDGVVASARKMIGATNPLSAEPGTIRGDFGVDVGRNLIHGSDAIETAQNEISLWFKEEELVSWQPTMMSWIRE, translated from the coding sequence TTGGAACGTACTTTTCTCGCCATTAAACCCGACGGTGTGCAACGGGGATTCGTGGGTAACATCATCAGTCGCTTGGAAAGCAAAGGCTTTACATTAGTGGGCTTAAAGTTAATCAATGTCAGCCGAGAACTGGCAGAGCAGCATTATGCTGTGCATAAAGAACGGCCCTTTTTCAGTAGCTTAATCGAGTTTATTACCTCCGGGCCAGTCGTCGCCATGGTCTGGGAAGGAGATGGAGTCGTCGCATCAGCTCGGAAAATGATCGGTGCAACCAATCCCTTAAGTGCCGAACCTGGAACTATTCGCGGTGATTTTGGCGTTGATGTGGGCCGAAACCTAATCCATGGTTCAGATGCAATTGAAACGGCTCAAAATGAAATTAGCCTATGGTTTAAGGAAGAAGAGTTAGTGTCTTGGCAACCTACCATGATGTCCTGGATACGGGAATAG
- the leuB gene encoding 3-isopropylmalate dehydrogenase, which produces MTEHYQITLLPGDGIGPEIIAVMVDVLKTIAGKFDLEFKFQEALIGGSAIDATGTPLPEETLNICRESDAVLLAAIGGYKWDNLPRHQRPETGLLGLRSGLGLFANLRPATILPQLIDASTLKREVVEGVDIMVVRELTGGVYFGEPKGIFETETGQKRGVNTMAYTEGEIDRIAKVAFETAQKRSGQLCSVDKANVLEVSQLWRDRVTAMASQYPDVQLSHLYVDNAAMQLVRAPKQFDTIVTGNLFGDILSDAAAMLTGSIGMLPSASLGASGPGVFEPVHGSAPDIAGQDKANPLAQVLSAAMMLRYALNQPAAAQAIEDAVQSVLNQGYRTGDIMSEGQKLVGCREMGEALLKALS; this is translated from the coding sequence ATGACTGAGCATTACCAGATTACGTTACTTCCAGGGGATGGCATTGGCCCAGAAATTATCGCTGTGATGGTGGATGTCTTAAAGACGATCGCCGGGAAGTTTGATTTAGAGTTTAAGTTTCAAGAAGCTCTCATCGGTGGATCTGCCATTGATGCTACCGGAACCCCTCTCCCGGAAGAAACCCTGAACATCTGTCGTGAGAGTGATGCGGTTTTGCTGGCAGCCATTGGGGGCTATAAATGGGATAATTTGCCCCGTCATCAACGACCGGAAACGGGATTATTGGGGTTGCGATCGGGGTTAGGATTATTTGCCAATCTACGACCGGCAACCATTTTACCCCAACTGATTGATGCTTCAACCCTGAAACGGGAAGTGGTGGAAGGCGTTGATATTATGGTGGTGCGAGAATTGACCGGTGGGGTTTATTTTGGCGAACCGAAAGGCATTTTTGAGACCGAAACTGGGCAAAAACGGGGCGTGAATACCATGGCCTATACGGAAGGAGAAATCGATCGCATTGCCAAAGTTGCTTTTGAAACCGCCCAAAAGCGAAGCGGTCAACTCTGTTCGGTGGATAAGGCCAATGTATTAGAAGTATCGCAACTCTGGCGCGATCGCGTTACTGCCATGGCTTCCCAATACCCTGATGTCCAACTCTCCCATCTCTATGTGGATAATGCCGCCATGCAACTGGTGAGAGCGCCCAAACAATTTGATACCATCGTTACCGGTAACTTATTTGGGGATATTCTCTCCGATGCCGCCGCCATGTTAACCGGCAGTATTGGCATGTTACCCTCGGCTAGTTTAGGCGCATCGGGCCCCGGAGTCTTTGAACCCGTCCATGGATCAGCCCCCGATATTGCCGGACAAGATAAGGCTAACCCCCTGGCTCAGGTTCTCAGTGCAGCCATGATGTTGCGGTATGCATTGAATCAACCAGCAGCAGCGCAGGCGATCGAAGACGCGGTACAAAGCGTTTTGAATCAAGGGTATCGCACGGGCGATATTATGTCCGAGGGACAGAAGTTAGTCGGATGTCGGGAAATGGGAGAAGCCCTGCTGAAAGCCTTATCGTGA
- a CDS encoding Uma2 family endonuclease: protein MIASSSAYKITWEKLPEDFILPDDPVDNIHQPALAAALTESLDQAGKLPEKALTPTNYGICATVNGKMVVKAPDWAYIPQISVERPEVIRSYTPNLQGDLPVVVLEFLSDTDGGEYSTKATYPPGKYFYYEQILQVPNYGIFDPKTGELELYRLGNQQRYDRQSPNPDGRFWIPEMGLYLGVWQGSRENLESYWLRWWDEQGNLLLWGKEKVEQERSRAETERQQAETERQRADAEQQRADRLAAQLRAAGIEINE from the coding sequence ATGATAGCCAGCTCCTCAGCCTATAAAATTACTTGGGAAAAACTACCGGAGGACTTTATACTCCCCGACGATCCCGTGGATAATATTCATCAACCCGCCCTAGCTGCTGCCCTCACTGAAAGCTTAGACCAAGCTGGAAAATTACCCGAAAAGGCCCTAACGCCTACTAACTATGGCATCTGTGCCACAGTCAATGGCAAAATGGTCGTTAAAGCTCCCGATTGGGCTTATATCCCCCAGATCAGCGTTGAGCGTCCAGAAGTAATCCGCAGTTATACGCCAAACCTACAAGGAGATCTACCCGTTGTTGTCCTAGAGTTTTTATCGGATACTGACGGGGGGGAATATTCGACAAAAGCCACCTATCCCCCAGGCAAGTATTTCTATTACGAACAAATCCTGCAAGTGCCCAATTACGGCATTTTTGACCCGAAAACGGGAGAATTAGAACTCTATCGTTTAGGCAACCAGCAACGCTACGATCGCCAGTCTCCGAATCCAGACGGACGATTTTGGATACCAGAAATGGGTTTATATCTAGGAGTGTGGCAAGGGAGTCGAGAAAACCTAGAGAGCTATTGGCTACGCTGGTGGGATGAACAGGGCAATCTTTTGCTCTGGGGTAAAGAGAAAGTCGAGCAAGAGCGATCGCGAGCCGAAACTGAACGGCAGCAAGCTGAAACTGAACGACAACGAGCCGATGCTGAACAGCAACGAGCCGATCGCCTAGCCGCCCAATTGCGAGCCGCAGGCATTGAAATCAATGAATAA
- a CDS encoding Uma2 family endonuclease, producing MIASSSAYKITWEKLPEDFILPDDPVDNIHQPALAAALTESLDQAGKLPEKALTPTNYGICATVNGKMVVKAPDWAYIPQISVERPEVIRSYTPNLQGDLPVVVLEFLSDTDGGEYSTKATYPPGKYFYYEQILQVPNYGIFDPKTGELELYRLGNQQRYDRQSPNPDGRFWIPEMGLYLGVWQGSRENLESYWLRWWDEQGNLLLWGKEKVEQERQRADRLAAQLRAAGIEINE from the coding sequence ATGATAGCCAGCTCCTCAGCCTATAAAATTACTTGGGAAAAACTACCGGAGGACTTTATACTCCCCGACGATCCCGTGGATAATATTCATCAACCCGCCCTAGCTGCTGCCCTCACTGAAAGCTTAGACCAAGCTGGAAAATTACCCGAAAAGGCCCTAACGCCTACTAACTATGGCATCTGTGCCACAGTCAATGGCAAAATGGTCGTTAAAGCTCCCGATTGGGCTTATATCCCCCAGATCAGCGTTGAGCGTCCAGAAGTAATCCGCAGTTATACGCCAAACCTACAAGGAGATCTACCCGTTGTTGTCCTAGAGTTTTTATCGGATACTGACGGGGGGGAATATTCGACAAAAGCCACCTATCCCCCAGGCAAGTATTTCTATTACGAACAAATCCTGCAAGTGCCCAATTACGGCATTTTTGACCCGAAAACGGGAGAATTAGAACTCTATCGTTTAGGCAACCAGCAACGCTACGATCGCCAGTCTCCGAATCCAGACGGACGATTTTGGATACCAGAAATGGGTTTATATCTAGGAGTGTGGCAAGGGAGTCGAGAAAACCTAGAGAGCTATTGGCTACGCTGGTGGGATGAACAGGGCAATCTCTTGCTCTGGGGTAAAGAGAAAGTCGAGCAAGAGCGGCAACGAGCCGATCGCCTAGCCGCCCAATTGCGAGCTGCTGGCATTGAAATTAATGAATAA
- a CDS encoding N-acetylmuramoyl-L-alanine amidase, translated as MKFALSSLLVLSTVAIAAAPAVANSDIFIAYPGDRHQTTADRIFLIGTAPVGGEVRVNGEVISRSPGGHFAPSFPLEMGENTFTLRHGNQEKQITIIRNSALPPAPVGVNFAEGSLTPSVNIAKPPGEQVCFSAIAPNQATVTVTLGQQTLPLTPQSSLPELPPNSAVLTGENQPTTLESTTYKGCATLPLTSEAQTLGKPQFTLSLNGQTLTQAAPGEISILSPVEFQIAEVTAENGVARTGPSTNYSRLTPLPKGTRAQITAEEGEWLRLDYGAWIKREETRIFSSAAPPISRIRSIRGRQTSGWTEVVFPLQVPVPVSIQQRPNSITLSLYNTTAQTDTIYLNDGPLIKRLDWEQVSPTRIDYTFALKTEQQWGYKLRYEGTTLILSLRHPPQASGSSSQPLQGMRILLDPGHGSENDLGARGPNGYPEKDVNLVVSKLLRDELRQRGATVLMTREGDDDLWPHDRVEIIEAQEPDLALSIHYNALPDAGDAENTAGIGMFWYHPQAHSLAVFLHQYLVEELNRPSYGVFWNNLALARPAIAPSVLLELGFMINPWEFEWIVDPQSQQELAETLADGIVVWVHQSQQ; from the coding sequence GTGAAATTTGCTTTATCCTCTCTTCTGGTTCTGAGTACGGTGGCGATCGCCGCCGCTCCTGCTGTTGCCAATTCTGACATCTTTATTGCTTATCCTGGCGATCGCCATCAAACCACCGCCGATCGCATCTTCCTCATTGGTACAGCTCCCGTGGGTGGAGAAGTTCGCGTTAATGGTGAAGTCATTTCCCGCTCCCCTGGCGGCCATTTTGCCCCCAGTTTTCCCCTGGAAATGGGCGAGAATACCTTTACCCTGCGTCATGGTAACCAGGAAAAGCAGATTACTATTATCCGCAACTCTGCCCTTCCTCCCGCTCCCGTCGGTGTCAACTTTGCCGAAGGATCGCTCACTCCTAGCGTCAACATCGCCAAACCTCCAGGTGAACAAGTCTGTTTTTCGGCCATTGCTCCTAACCAAGCCACCGTCACCGTTACCCTAGGACAACAAACCCTACCCCTAACCCCCCAGTCCTCCCTTCCCGAACTGCCGCCAAACTCTGCTGTCCTCACCGGAGAAAATCAACCCACCACCCTCGAAAGCACTACCTACAAAGGCTGTGCCACCCTTCCCCTCACCTCAGAAGCGCAAACTTTAGGCAAACCCCAATTTACCCTGAGTCTGAACGGACAAACCCTTACTCAAGCCGCTCCGGGAGAAATATCTATCCTTTCCCCTGTCGAATTTCAAATTGCCGAAGTCACCGCCGAAAATGGAGTCGCTCGCACCGGCCCCAGTACCAACTATTCCCGGTTAACGCCCCTTCCCAAAGGAACCCGCGCCCAAATTACCGCCGAAGAAGGGGAATGGCTCAGATTAGACTATGGAGCCTGGATCAAGCGCGAAGAAACACGGATCTTTTCCAGTGCCGCCCCTCCCATTTCCCGTATCCGTAGTATTCGGGGTCGTCAAACCTCTGGATGGACGGAAGTTGTGTTTCCTCTGCAAGTACCGGTTCCCGTCAGCATTCAGCAGCGCCCAAATAGTATCACCCTGAGTTTGTATAATACGACCGCCCAAACCGATACCATTTATCTCAATGATGGCCCGTTAATCAAGCGCCTAGACTGGGAACAGGTTTCACCGACCCGCATCGACTATACATTTGCCCTCAAAACAGAGCAACAATGGGGCTACAAGCTCCGTTATGAGGGCACAACCTTAATTTTGTCGTTACGCCATCCTCCCCAGGCTTCTGGCTCATCCTCGCAACCCTTACAGGGGATGAGAATTTTACTCGATCCCGGCCATGGCAGCGAGAATGATTTGGGCGCAAGGGGGCCAAATGGCTATCCGGAAAAAGATGTGAATTTGGTCGTCTCTAAGCTGTTGCGGGACGAGCTACGGCAGAGGGGAGCCACGGTATTGATGACCCGCGAAGGGGATGATGACCTCTGGCCCCATGACCGAGTGGAGATTATTGAAGCGCAAGAGCCAGATCTCGCCCTGAGCATCCATTATAATGCTCTGCCCGATGCCGGAGATGCGGAGAATACGGCAGGAATCGGCATGTTTTGGTATCATCCCCAAGCTCATAGTTTAGCGGTATTTTTACATCAGTATTTAGTGGAGGAACTTAACCGGCCCTCCTATGGGGTATTTTGGAATAACTTAGCTCTGGCTCGTCCGGCGATCGCCCCTTCAGTTCTGTTAGAGTTAGGCTTTATGATTAACCCTTGGGAATTTGAGTGGATCGTCGATCCCCAATCTCAACAAGAGTTAGCCGAGACTCTCGCCGATGGTATTGTTGTTTGGGTGCATCAAAGCCAACAGTGA